A single Pedobacter sp. PACM 27299 DNA region contains:
- a CDS encoding MFS transporter, whose amino-acid sequence MKKSLLTLTLGGLGIGITEFVMMGLLPDIAKDLAITIPQAGHLISAYALGVVVGAPLLVAIAGSYPPKKILIALMVMFTAFNALSAFSPDYSMMLAARFLAGLPHGAFFGVGSVVASRIAGKGKEAQAVSLMFAGLTIANVIGVPLGTYIGHHYSWRYTFVIIVIVGLITLLSLKLWMPNLSATKDRDLKKELAFFKLPEAWLIILMIAIGTGGLFSWYSYIAPLLTDVSGFSADSITYILVLAGLGMLVGNFIGGKLADRFSPAKASVSLLIAMAVSLFIVHYVSYNQTLSLVMTFITGAIAFAVAAPIQMLMINTAKGSEMIAASVSQASFNIGNALGAFLGGLPLAAGYDYTSPVWVGTVMALIGAVFAWLLISRTKRLSLAQ is encoded by the coding sequence ATGAAGAAAAGCTTACTTACTTTAACCCTTGGCGGACTTGGAATTGGCATTACAGAATTTGTAATGATGGGTCTATTGCCAGATATCGCCAAAGATCTAGCCATTACCATCCCTCAGGCTGGTCATTTGATCTCTGCTTACGCTTTAGGGGTAGTGGTAGGTGCGCCGCTTTTAGTGGCCATTGCCGGGAGTTATCCTCCAAAAAAAATCCTGATCGCCTTGATGGTGATGTTTACTGCTTTTAACGCTTTGTCTGCTTTTTCTCCGGATTATAGCATGATGCTTGCTGCACGTTTTCTTGCCGGACTTCCCCATGGGGCCTTCTTTGGTGTAGGTTCTGTAGTCGCTAGCCGCATTGCCGGAAAAGGTAAAGAAGCTCAGGCTGTTTCCTTAATGTTTGCCGGTTTAACCATCGCTAACGTAATAGGAGTGCCGCTTGGAACGTATATTGGTCACCATTATTCCTGGAGATACACCTTTGTGATCATTGTAATCGTAGGGCTAATCACACTTTTAAGCTTGAAATTATGGATGCCTAACCTTTCCGCAACTAAAGACAGAGACCTGAAAAAAGAACTGGCATTTTTCAAACTTCCGGAAGCCTGGCTGATCATTTTGATGATTGCTATTGGTACAGGTGGATTGTTCTCCTGGTACAGCTACATTGCCCCATTGCTGACCGATGTTTCTGGTTTCTCCGCAGATTCCATCACTTACATCTTGGTACTTGCCGGTTTAGGAATGCTGGTGGGTAACTTTATTGGCGGTAAACTGGCGGATCGTTTCTCCCCAGCGAAAGCCTCAGTTTCTCTTTTGATTGCTATGGCCGTTTCTTTATTTATCGTTCATTATGTTTCTTATAATCAGACGCTTTCTTTGGTGATGACTTTTATTACCGGTGCAATTGCGTTTGCTGTAGCTGCCCCAATACAGATGCTGATGATCAATACGGCCAAAGGCTCTGAAATGATTGCCGCTTCAGTGAGTCAGGCGAGTTTCAATATTGGAAATGCACTAGGGGCATTTTTAGGAGGTTTGCCACTGGCTGCGGGTTATGATTATACCTCCCCAGTTTGGGTAGGGACAGTAATGGCCCTGATCGGTGCAGTATTTGCCTGGTTGCTGATTTCCAGAACTAAAAGGTTGTCATTAGCTCAGTAA
- a CDS encoding YtxH domain-containing protein, which yields MKYNNYRNAISSLTAHKTDSTIPVVALLAGLAIGAAIGVLFAPNSGTDTRTKIADKAKDLSDAAKEKLHLAKSKVLSEADQLAELKDQAVDKAKTKSKEALNAVGDVVDQVKSKARDLESDAKHTAEKVLNS from the coding sequence ATGAAATACAATAATTATCGTAACGCAATTTCTTCATTAACCGCTCATAAAACTGATTCTACTATTCCGGTAGTGGCACTCTTAGCAGGATTGGCCATTGGTGCCGCGATAGGTGTGTTATTTGCACCAAATAGTGGAACAGATACCAGAACAAAAATAGCTGACAAGGCAAAAGATCTTTCCGATGCGGCAAAGGAAAAGTTACACCTGGCTAAAAGTAAAGTCTTATCAGAAGCAGATCAATTGGCTGAATTAAAAGATCAGGCAGTGGATAAAGCGAAAACAAAATCAAAAGAGGCCTTGAATGCAGTGGGTGACGTTGTAGATCAAGTAAAATCTAAAGCTAGGGATCTGGAATCCGATGCAAAACATACAGCAGAAAAAGTGCTGAATAGTTAA
- a CDS encoding cupin domain-containing protein, translating into MSTTANNKFLSSKDFHQTFARPNYQRPEKFIHKNVEQAGIHDQFSLERKHPVFFVDLPTKNVSMTIGGLLPGQLTNKHRHTYETVLFVIEGKGYTEIEGEKVEWQAGDAVYIPVWAWHRHQNKSDKNPAKYIACENAPQLQHLGVALREEEGRD; encoded by the coding sequence ATGAGTACAACAGCAAACAACAAATTCTTATCATCAAAAGATTTCCATCAAACTTTTGCCCGTCCAAATTACCAGCGTCCTGAAAAGTTCATCCATAAAAATGTAGAACAGGCAGGCATTCATGATCAGTTCTCCTTAGAAAGAAAACATCCGGTATTTTTTGTAGACCTCCCCACGAAAAATGTGAGCATGACGATTGGCGGACTTTTACCGGGCCAGCTGACCAACAAACATCGCCACACTTACGAAACTGTCCTTTTTGTCATTGAAGGAAAAGGTTACACAGAAATTGAAGGCGAAAAAGTAGAATGGCAGGCCGGAGACGCGGTTTACATCCCGGTTTGGGCATGGCATAGACATCAGAATAAGAGCGACAAAAATCCCGCAAAATATATTGCCTGTGAAAATGCACCGCAGTTACAGCATTTAGGGGTAGCCCTTCGCGAAGAAGAAGGAAGAGATTAA
- a CDS encoding DUF3995 domain-containing protein produces MMMFFLVAINAMIFLFLAFLHIYWAFGGTWALENALPVCSSGEKALQPGKTGTLMVAMGLIIFAFITVANTGLIGSFIPMNYIHIATYFIAGIFSLRAIGDFKYIGMMKSVKGTGFAKEDTRTYIPLCLLISLFSLSIPLMSCGK; encoded by the coding sequence ATGATGATGTTTTTCCTGGTTGCAATCAATGCAATGATTTTTCTTTTCCTAGCATTTTTACATATCTATTGGGCATTTGGCGGCACCTGGGCATTGGAAAATGCACTTCCAGTTTGCAGCAGCGGCGAAAAAGCCTTACAACCTGGTAAAACAGGAACCTTAATGGTCGCCATGGGCTTGATTATTTTTGCCTTCATTACTGTAGCCAACACTGGATTGATCGGTAGTTTTATTCCAATGAACTATATCCATATTGCTACTTATTTCATTGCTGGAATCTTTTCATTACGTGCCATTGGCGATTTTAAATATATTGGAATGATGAAAAGTGTGAAAGGAACAGGATTTGCAAAAGAAGATACCAGAACTTATATTCCTTTGTGTTTATTGATCTCCCTTTTTAGTTTATCTATTCCACTGATGTCTTGTGGAAAATAA
- the pdxR gene encoding MocR-like pyridoxine biosynthesis transcription factor PdxR has protein sequence MLRPWKTLLNIELGTDKAVFQQIADGVIAEILKGRLKPGMSLPGSRILAEDITVNRKTVVLAYEQLIAEGWLETVYKKGTFVSEKLPKQKVRRKQINEDSISALKNFSFTAYHRGSPSEVPSDMPLIVFNDGLPDVKLAPLDELARAYKRIFQQKARWRMLGYANERGEERLRAAISTMLSMDRGLNFNVNEICITRGSQMALYLTAQVLVKAGDFVAIENPGYRPAFDVFQRAGATMIPVGLDEQGINLQQLEEICKVQPIKAVYVTPHHQFPTTRSMKADRRLQLLNLSNQYGFAIVEDDYDHDYHFGSRSFQPLASYEAAHNVIYISSLSKLIAPAVRVGYVAGPEAFIDSLAALRMTIDRQGDPVMENAVAELMEEGLVNKHAKRALGIYRGRRAMMVKYLDLYMTGLADYELPEGGLAFWLVFKQPVNTIHLVEQLLKTGVQVISTERFSFDEQPLNALRLGYASLEAEEMERGIRLIAALLVK, from the coding sequence ATGTTGAGACCTTGGAAAACGCTATTAAACATTGAATTGGGAACAGATAAAGCTGTTTTTCAGCAGATTGCTGATGGTGTTATTGCTGAAATTTTAAAAGGGAGACTAAAGCCTGGTATGTCATTGCCGGGAAGCAGGATTCTGGCAGAAGACATCACCGTCAATAGAAAAACAGTGGTCTTAGCCTATGAGCAATTGATTGCAGAAGGCTGGCTGGAAACTGTTTACAAGAAAGGAACCTTTGTCTCAGAAAAACTGCCTAAGCAAAAGGTTAGGCGTAAACAAATCAATGAGGACAGTATTTCTGCTTTGAAAAACTTCTCTTTTACGGCATATCATAGGGGAAGTCCATCAGAAGTTCCAAGTGATATGCCTTTAATCGTCTTTAATGACGGTTTACCTGATGTGAAATTGGCCCCATTGGATGAATTGGCCAGGGCTTATAAAAGGATATTCCAGCAGAAAGCACGTTGGCGTATGTTAGGTTATGCAAATGAGAGGGGAGAGGAGCGACTTCGTGCAGCGATATCCACCATGCTGAGCATGGATCGGGGCTTGAATTTTAATGTCAACGAGATTTGTATTACCAGAGGAAGTCAGATGGCACTTTACCTAACCGCTCAGGTTTTGGTGAAAGCCGGAGATTTTGTAGCCATAGAAAACCCTGGATATAGACCCGCATTTGATGTGTTTCAGCGTGCAGGTGCCACCATGATCCCTGTTGGATTAGATGAACAAGGCATCAATTTGCAGCAATTGGAGGAGATCTGTAAGGTCCAGCCGATAAAAGCAGTGTATGTGACGCCTCACCATCAATTTCCTACTACGAGGAGTATGAAGGCAGATCGCCGTTTGCAGCTGCTAAATCTTTCCAATCAATATGGTTTTGCCATTGTGGAGGACGATTACGACCATGATTATCATTTCGGGTCCAGGAGCTTTCAGCCTCTGGCAAGTTATGAGGCGGCACATAATGTGATTTATATCAGTTCTTTGAGTAAGCTGATTGCACCTGCGGTAAGGGTGGGGTATGTGGCCGGACCGGAAGCCTTTATAGATTCTTTAGCGGCATTGAGGATGACAATTGATCGTCAGGGAGATCCGGTAATGGAAAACGCGGTCGCCGAATTGATGGAAGAAGGACTGGTAAATAAGCATGCTAAACGGGCATTAGGAATTTATAGGGGACGAAGAGCAATGATGGTCAAATACCTGGATCTATATATGACAGGGCTGGCAGATTACGAACTTCCTGAAGGTGGACTTGCCTTTTGGCTGGTCTTTAAACAACCTGTAAATACCATTCATCTAGTAGAACAGCTGTTGAAAACTGGCGTTCAGGTGATTTCTACAGAGCGGTTTTCTTTTGATGAACAGCCTTTGAATGCACTGCGACTGGGTTATGCCTCTTTGGAAGCCGAAGAAATGGAACGCGGCATCAGGTTGATTGCCGCTTTATTAGTGAAATGA
- a CDS encoding ABC transporter permease: protein MFRHHLLLIYRNFKRYKSSFLINLMGLTAGLCCALLIYLWVMDELRMDRFHAHTDQLYQVMENEKTASGINTRDATAGLLGEALAKDMPEVEGAVTTSPNFWLAESKVKTGNDPGIKAGGKFVGKDFLKLFSYPLVAGNTSEALEGKNNIVISESLAKKLFHTTDVVGKEMVWNNSEIKGDNHVLISGVFKDISANSSEHFDFLVTLDVLFKGGTYLKWQNLGPNTFLLLKKGTDPREFAAKIEDFMAKKGHPYRRLFIRPAADAYLYGRYENGVVAGGRIDYVKLFSLIAIFILVIACINFMNLSTAKASRRMKEVGIKKVMGASRKSLIFQYLSESILLTVLALFLALLCVELFLPQFNSITGKSLSLHFDLKMTVVLLGIVLFTGLFSGSYPALYLSGFNPAAALKGKLGATMAELWTRKGLVVFQFTLSVILIVSVFVIYKQIEFVQTRNPGYQKDNVMYFETEGRLQDNVGSFLSEVRKIPGVIKAGGMDRTFLGDQSGTTGTFKWEGMDPKEVIKFQKGRIGVDMVEALGMEMALGRSFSDKFGADSSKVLVNEAAIKMMKLKDPIGKTFGIWGEDFQIIGVIKDFNYESMHQEVKPLFFKYAEKDLTRVMIKIKGGSEKETIVGIQDFYKKFNPGYTLNYRFLDQDFQEQYVAETRVAVLSRYFSALAMVISCLGLFGLATFTAERRLKEIGIRKVLGASEASIIMILSKDFTKPVIAAILIALPISYIMTKYWLNTFAYRIELQLWYFVAAGVLALLISWITVAVQAIKAATVNPIQCIKAD, encoded by the coding sequence ATGTTTAGACATCATCTTTTACTGATCTACCGGAATTTCAAAAGATATAAAAGCTCGTTTTTAATTAACCTGATGGGGCTTACTGCCGGTCTCTGCTGTGCGTTATTGATTTACCTCTGGGTGATGGATGAATTGCGTATGGATAGGTTTCATGCGCATACTGATCAGCTGTATCAGGTGATGGAAAATGAAAAAACTGCCTCAGGAATCAATACCAGAGATGCAACGGCTGGCTTACTCGGGGAAGCCCTGGCTAAAGACATGCCTGAAGTAGAGGGAGCAGTAACCACTTCACCTAACTTTTGGTTAGCAGAAAGTAAAGTAAAAACTGGAAATGATCCAGGGATAAAAGCAGGCGGTAAATTTGTCGGGAAAGATTTTCTAAAACTCTTTTCCTATCCTTTAGTTGCAGGAAATACCTCGGAGGCACTGGAAGGAAAAAATAACATTGTGATTTCCGAAAGCCTCGCTAAAAAACTATTCCATACTACAGATGTGGTTGGAAAAGAGATGGTTTGGAATAATTCTGAGATAAAAGGTGATAACCATGTCTTAATCTCTGGGGTTTTTAAGGATATTTCTGCCAATTCCTCAGAACATTTTGATTTTCTGGTCACCCTGGATGTGCTTTTTAAAGGAGGTACTTATTTGAAATGGCAAAACCTGGGACCTAATACTTTTCTGCTATTGAAAAAAGGAACTGACCCTCGGGAATTTGCAGCCAAGATTGAAGATTTTATGGCTAAAAAAGGCCATCCTTACCGGAGGCTGTTTATCAGGCCGGCTGCCGATGCTTACTTGTATGGAAGGTATGAAAATGGTGTGGTTGCCGGTGGAAGGATTGATTATGTGAAGTTATTCTCACTGATTGCTATTTTTATTCTGGTGATCGCCTGCATCAACTTTATGAACTTATCTACAGCCAAAGCCTCCAGAAGAATGAAGGAAGTAGGGATTAAAAAGGTGATGGGTGCGAGCCGTAAATCCTTGATTTTTCAATATTTATCTGAATCTATCCTGTTAACCGTGTTGGCATTGTTTCTCGCCTTACTTTGTGTAGAACTCTTTCTGCCGCAATTCAATAGCATTACCGGGAAAAGTCTAAGCCTTCATTTCGATTTAAAAATGACGGTTGTTTTATTGGGAATTGTCTTGTTTACAGGATTGTTTTCAGGAAGTTATCCCGCTTTATACTTGTCTGGATTTAATCCTGCAGCTGCATTAAAAGGCAAGTTAGGTGCTACCATGGCCGAATTATGGACGCGTAAAGGCCTGGTTGTTTTTCAATTTACGCTTTCAGTGATCCTCATTGTTTCCGTTTTTGTCATCTATAAACAAATTGAATTTGTACAAACCCGAAATCCAGGATACCAGAAAGACAATGTGATGTACTTTGAAACAGAAGGAAGACTGCAGGATAACGTCGGTTCTTTCCTCAGCGAGGTTAGAAAGATACCAGGCGTCATTAAAGCAGGTGGAATGGATAGAACCTTTTTAGGAGATCAGAGTGGCACAACAGGTACTTTTAAATGGGAAGGAATGGATCCAAAAGAAGTTATCAAATTCCAGAAAGGAAGAATTGGTGTCGACATGGTGGAAGCATTAGGGATGGAAATGGCCTTGGGAAGAAGCTTTTCTGACAAGTTTGGTGCTGATAGCTCAAAGGTATTGGTGAATGAAGCCGCCATAAAAATGATGAAGCTTAAAGATCCAATTGGTAAAACATTTGGTATCTGGGGAGAAGATTTTCAGATTATAGGCGTGATCAAGGATTTTAATTATGAATCCATGCATCAGGAGGTGAAACCCCTGTTTTTTAAATACGCAGAGAAAGACCTGACCCGGGTTATGATTAAGATAAAGGGCGGATCGGAAAAAGAAACAATTGTAGGAATCCAGGATTTCTATAAAAAATTTAATCCTGGTTATACCTTAAATTATAGGTTCCTGGATCAAGACTTTCAGGAGCAATATGTCGCAGAGACCAGGGTAGCCGTATTGTCCAGATATTTCTCCGCCTTAGCCATGGTTATTTCATGCCTTGGCTTATTCGGATTGGCCACTTTTACTGCCGAAAGAAGATTGAAAGAGATTGGTATCAGGAAAGTATTGGGTGCTTCAGAAGCAAGTATCATCATGATCTTATCTAAAGATTTCACCAAACCAGTCATTGCGGCCATACTGATTGCCTTGCCCATTAGCTATATCATGACCAAATACTGGTTAAATACTTTTGCTTATCGAATAGAACTGCAGCTTTGGTATTTTGTTGCTGCTGGGGTATTGGCTTTATTGATCTCCTGGATAACAGTAGCCGTTCAGGCAATTAAGGCCGCAACAGTGAACCCGATTCAATGTATTAAAGCCGATTAA
- a CDS encoding dihydrodipicolinate synthase family protein, with translation MQKSIFKGIIAYPITPFNQQEQIDIPLFKRLTERMIIAGVHAIAPLGSTGVMPYLSDEEKEALTEATIQQVAGRVPVLTGVSNLTTERTIYHAKFAEKAGSDAVMILPMSYWKLSDLEIFEHYEAVAAAISIPIMAYNNPATGGVDMSPSLLKKLLEIPNVTMIKESSGDLQRMHTLRKELGADLPFFNGSNPLALGAFTAGASGWCTAASNLIPELNIALYEAILRNDLKRAQELFYQQLDLLKFLLAKGLPRAIKAGLELLGEDAGQLRAPLKPLSAVEIEVLKGLLQGCELAVRSN, from the coding sequence ATGCAGAAATCCATATTTAAAGGCATCATTGCCTATCCTATCACTCCATTTAATCAGCAGGAACAGATTGATATCCCTCTTTTCAAAAGACTAACGGAAAGGATGATCATAGCTGGCGTACATGCCATTGCACCACTAGGCAGCACTGGAGTGATGCCTTACCTCAGCGATGAAGAGAAAGAAGCGCTTACCGAAGCGACCATACAACAAGTTGCCGGAAGAGTTCCTGTGCTAACCGGTGTGTCCAATCTCACCACTGAAAGAACCATTTATCATGCAAAATTTGCCGAAAAAGCCGGTTCTGATGCGGTCATGATTTTACCAATGAGCTATTGGAAACTAAGTGACCTAGAGATTTTCGAGCATTATGAAGCAGTGGCTGCTGCGATTTCTATCCCGATCATGGCCTATAATAATCCTGCTACCGGCGGTGTAGATATGTCGCCATCACTATTAAAAAAGCTGTTAGAAATCCCAAATGTGACCATGATTAAGGAAAGCTCCGGAGATCTCCAGCGGATGCATACTTTACGTAAAGAACTTGGAGCGGACCTTCCTTTTTTCAACGGTTCTAATCCATTGGCATTAGGGGCATTTACCGCAGGAGCGAGCGGCTGGTGTACGGCAGCAAGTAATTTGATTCCAGAATTGAACATTGCCTTATATGAAGCCATCTTAAGGAATGATTTAAAGCGGGCACAGGAACTATTTTACCAGCAATTAGATCTCCTAAAATTCTTACTGGCAAAAGGTTTGCCTAGAGCCATAAAAGCTGGACTGGAATTACTGGGTGAAGATGCAGGGCAACTCAGGGCGCCTTTAAAACCTCTTTCAGCAGTAGAAATTGAAGTGTTAAAAGGTTTATTGCAAGGCTGCGAATTGGCTGTCAGAAGCAATTAA
- a CDS encoding DUF1572 family protein — translation MSEEYLKSVRHELAYYKNLGEQTMDQLSDAQLFWQFNEESNSIAVIVQHLSGNMISRWTDFFTSDGEKEDRHRDFEFNQQIATRTALMDCWNKGWDCFLSLINSLKVEDLTKEITIRQVKHSVIAAVNRQLAHYPYHIGQLVFIGKMLRDGDWQSLSIPKGKSAAHNAKMLKDQQQ, via the coding sequence ATGAGCGAAGAATACCTTAAAAGTGTGCGGCATGAGCTGGCATACTATAAAAATTTGGGAGAGCAAACGATGGATCAACTTTCTGATGCGCAATTGTTTTGGCAATTTAATGAAGAAAGTAACAGCATTGCGGTCATTGTACAGCATCTTTCAGGTAATATGATATCCCGGTGGACTGATTTTTTTACCAGTGATGGAGAGAAAGAAGACAGACACCGGGATTTCGAATTTAACCAGCAAATTGCTACCAGAACAGCACTGATGGATTGTTGGAACAAAGGTTGGGATTGCTTTCTGAGCTTGATCAACAGTTTAAAGGTAGAAGATCTTACCAAAGAGATCACCATCCGACAAGTTAAACATTCCGTAATAGCCGCTGTAAATCGCCAGTTGGCTCATTATCCTTACCATATCGGACAATTGGTGTTTATAGGTAAAATGCTGCGTGATGGGGATTGGCAGTCTTTGTCGATTCCAAAAGGAAAATCAGCAGCGCATAATGCAAAAATGCTCAAAGATCAACAGCAATAA
- a CDS encoding MFS transporter: protein MISKQKHRFFLSLFFFISGFSFATWASRIPTIKMAFDLNEAELGSILLALPIGSLLGLPISGWLISRFNSKVPLAGGYALNAFSLALIGFAHNIYSLVGAVILFAFTTRIFNISVNTQALTLQKQFEKKIIGSFHGYWSIGGIAGITLSTALLALNVSIQLHFSIVAVIMLGITLYSYQFLLSGDRAKTGNKLILSKPDPYIFYLGIVVFLCAICEGGMFDWSGIYFQEVIKVEIFTYGYLIFMTFMAASRFLSDIIIGKIGMPKTYIMSAGFIVSGISLAIIFPVFWPAMIGFSLVGFGTASIIPMSYALAGASKKYSPGMAISIIATYSITGMLLGPPLIGYLAHAFNLRVSFIIFALCGLMLIPITRMFFNHQKAADKEVA from the coding sequence ATGATTTCAAAGCAAAAACATCGTTTCTTTCTAAGTCTTTTCTTTTTCATCTCTGGTTTTAGTTTCGCAACCTGGGCATCAAGAATTCCAACGATTAAGATGGCATTTGATCTGAATGAAGCGGAGTTGGGGAGTATCTTATTGGCCTTGCCAATAGGTTCATTACTGGGCTTACCCATCTCGGGATGGTTGATTTCCCGATTCAATAGCAAGGTGCCATTGGCCGGGGGATACGCTTTAAATGCCTTTTCATTAGCATTGATCGGCTTTGCACACAACATCTATAGCCTGGTAGGCGCGGTAATTTTATTCGCATTTACCACCAGAATTTTTAATATTTCCGTAAATACTCAAGCTTTAACCTTACAGAAACAATTTGAAAAGAAAATTATTGGTTCTTTTCATGGCTATTGGAGTATTGGTGGAATTGCCGGAATTACACTTTCTACAGCCTTACTGGCATTAAACGTTTCTATTCAACTCCATTTTTCCATCGTCGCTGTGATCATGCTGGGAATTACGCTCTATTCATATCAGTTCCTGCTCAGTGGCGACCGTGCTAAAACCGGTAATAAATTGATTCTGAGTAAACCTGATCCTTATATCTTTTACCTGGGGATTGTGGTGTTCTTATGCGCAATTTGCGAAGGAGGAATGTTCGACTGGTCTGGAATTTACTTTCAGGAGGTGATTAAAGTGGAGATCTTCACTTATGGTTACCTGATCTTTATGACCTTTATGGCAGCTTCCAGGTTCTTATCAGACATCATCATTGGTAAAATCGGAATGCCGAAAACTTATATCATGAGTGCAGGATTTATCGTTTCAGGAATTAGTCTGGCCATCATCTTTCCGGTTTTCTGGCCTGCAATGATTGGTTTCTCTTTAGTAGGATTTGGTACAGCATCCATTATTCCAATGTCTTATGCATTGGCTGGTGCCTCAAAAAAATATTCTCCGGGCATGGCCATCTCCATTATTGCCACTTACTCGATCACCGGAATGCTTTTAGGCCCTCCATTGATCGGTTATCTGGCCCATGCTTTCAACCTTAGGGTTTCCTTTATCATTTTTGCCTTATGTGGATTGATGCTGATTCCGATCACCAGGATGTTTTTCAACCACCAGAAAGCCGCAGATAAAGAAGTTGCCTAG